The Thermoplasmata archaeon genome has a segment encoding these proteins:
- a CDS encoding extradiol dioxygenase: protein MIEYLTMVPHGEEIINSSDSASVHLKKSMLKLKNEVLGKNIDVFIVVTPHNIRISDHIGIILTEHTAGNLGKIRRKYDCDRELATLIYNAAKPKLPVVGINFGALEGESSKITLDWGSFIPLYFLNKDQKVVIITPARDLSREQLIEFGSILGAVAEKYDKKVGIIISADQAHTHLKSGPYGFSKYANVYDDFVKTAFEQNRIDSIKDLDPKIIEHAKPDSFWQILILIGILHVNRYIVKYVDYQCPTYYGMMIASFASL from the coding sequence ATGATTGAATATTTAACAATGGTGCCGCATGGCGAGGAAATTATCAACAGTTCAGATAGTGCGTCTGTGCATTTGAAAAAATCGATGCTAAAACTCAAAAACGAGGTTTTGGGCAAGAACATAGATGTCTTTATTGTTGTAACACCACATAATATAAGGATATCAGATCATATTGGAATAATATTGACTGAGCATACTGCAGGCAATCTTGGAAAAATTCGCAGAAAATATGATTGTGATCGAGAGTTAGCAACTTTGATATATAATGCAGCAAAGCCTAAACTGCCAGTTGTGGGTATTAATTTTGGCGCTTTAGAAGGAGAGTCTTCAAAAATTACCTTAGACTGGGGCTCGTTTATCCCGCTTTATTTTTTGAACAAAGACCAGAAAGTGGTAATAATAACACCTGCACGGGATTTATCTCGTGAGCAATTGATTGAGTTTGGTTCGATATTAGGGGCTGTTGCAGAAAAATATGACAAAAAAGTAGGTATAATAATCAGTGCAGATCAAGCGCATACTCATTTAAAATCAGGACCTTATGGGTTTAGTAAGTATGCCAATGTTTATGACGATTTTGTAAAGACTGCATTTGAACAGAACAGAATAGATTCTATAAAAGATCTTGATCCAAAAATAATTGAGCATGCAAAACCTGACAGTTTCTGGCAGATCTTGATCTTGATAGGAATACTGCATGTTAATAGATATATAGTAAAATACGTTGATTATCAATGTCCCACCTATTATGGAATGATGATCGCCTCTTTTGCATCTTTGTAA